A single window of Pseudoduganella plicata DNA harbors:
- a CDS encoding DUF418 domain-containing protein — translation MTHSSRLDLVDALRGFAIASIMLLHNIEHITGASACLLIGIALALLRGGPSAWWLRHCRPGPLEALWHRATWIGAPNQASSNHSTRP, via the coding sequence TTGACCCATTCTTCCCGCCTCGACCTGGTGGACGCGCTGCGCGGGTTCGCCATCGCGTCGATCATGCTGCTGCACAATATCGAACATATCACGGGCGCTTCCGCCTGCCTGCTGATCGGGATTGCGCTGGCACTGCTGCGGGGAGGCCCGAGTGCCTGGTGGCTGCGGCATTGCCGGCCGGGGCCACTGGAAGCGCTATGGCACCGGGCCACGTGGATCGGCGCGCCGAATCAAGCCTCGTCAAACCATAGCACGCGCCCGTGA
- a CDS encoding cohesin domain-containing protein → MKSWQAWNKRLLIALVLGAASAGMSAAASAAAVLSVSASPNPAVVGSTVDLSILIDDVDDLYGYQFSLAFDPTVLRATAVTEGDFLAGGGNTSPGLGNIDNATGAVSYVYNLLLGPAAGVSGSGTLAHIRFDVIGVGSTPLTFGDALFVDSRDAAIDVRIDSTPLQAVPEPATYLMMGAGLLGLAALRRRAL, encoded by the coding sequence GTGAAGAGTTGGCAAGCCTGGAATAAACGCCTGTTGATCGCACTGGTATTGGGCGCCGCATCGGCCGGCATGTCGGCCGCAGCATCGGCCGCGGCCGTGCTGTCCGTCAGCGCCTCCCCCAATCCCGCCGTCGTGGGTTCGACCGTCGACCTCTCCATTCTGATCGACGATGTCGACGACCTGTACGGCTACCAGTTCTCGCTGGCGTTCGACCCGACGGTGCTGCGCGCAACGGCGGTCACGGAAGGCGACTTCCTTGCCGGCGGCGGCAATACGTCGCCGGGCCTCGGGAATATCGACAACGCGACGGGTGCCGTGTCGTACGTGTATAACCTCCTGCTGGGACCGGCTGCCGGTGTCAGCGGCAGCGGCACGCTGGCGCATATCCGCTTCGACGTGATCGGCGTCGGCAGCACGCCGCTGACGTTCGGCGACGCGCTGTTCGTCGACTCGCGCGACGCCGCAATCGACGTGCGGATCGACTCGACGCCGCTGCAGGCAGTGCCTGAGCCGGCCACTTACCTGATGATGGGCGCGGGCCTGCTTGGTCTGGCAGCACTGCGGCGGCGCGCGCTCTGA
- a CDS encoding M12 family metallo-peptidase has protein sequence MKLKFSTPSGQDGLNCPRRARGPGARTTLALCIALGWTAALAPAQAAQAGAPVATQAAAPYWQSVAVPPDGVTTGGGRQLSVKPRKFHASILDKGGMKSLTAGTPMERADGAVVGQQTISLPHPDGGYQRFVIVESPIMEAGLAAKHPDIKTYKGRGLDDPGATLRMDITPLGLHASVRSTSGNWYVDPYYHLDDSLYASYHRADLPNQHGPLFERDMGNGGAEARLSLSRSFYRAGDTLEVRGAGFAPGATVNVTVRAEGETAPLQTVVATADADGVVKATLRADQKGATGAYEVSASDGTRTGNVAYHVVADDAANVSTGTQLRTYRLALVTDPSYANYFGSANVTAAKVTLINRVTQIYEDETSIRLVLIDGTDALNLNTTAQMTGTNGPCGEAACYTPSQASGCGGGLLGRNRIVTGLLAGASNFDIGHIALGLNGGGVASLGVVGGNYKAQGCTGVPTPVGDYFAVDYVAHEMGHQFSGNHTFDGANGSCTGGNRNPETSVEPGSGSSIMAYAGICGPDNLQPHSDPYWSQRSFDEIVAYTSGPEEDLNEVQQVVLRGFANASQQFQLRWNGKLTAPIVRGNGLTGARIKTALQAIEGWPAGGVVTIASVTNAGFTATFGGQMAGTNVTPLEVVNCSAGCSGFVGEIVAGGPTNRRGKITATGNVAPVVTAPQGYTIPVRTPFALTGSATDGDGDALTYMWEQNDRGGDDGVDLLGNARVSGPLFRQFGERAVVTSTGTIQYNSPGENHTTADPTRVFPDIAQILANNTNAETGACPTPAATPTAADIDCYSELLPTAAYRGVPGENANPASLNFRLTARDGQGGVASANTKLTLAPNAGPFRVTSHNGAATVAGGSTQTVTWSVANTNAAPVNTASVRITLSTDGGKTYPHVLAASTPNTGSKAVTLPAVATATGRIKVEAIGNVFFDVSNANLRITLAGDVNGDGTVACADLAIVKAAIGKRTGQPGYEARADVNGDGVIDLRDLTTVSQGLPAGTACN, from the coding sequence ATGAAATTGAAGTTTTCAACCCCATCCGGCCAGGATGGGCTGAACTGCCCGCGCCGCGCGCGCGGTCCCGGCGCACGTACCACGCTGGCCCTGTGTATCGCCCTCGGCTGGACAGCCGCACTCGCACCCGCCCAGGCCGCCCAGGCCGGGGCACCGGTCGCCACGCAGGCTGCAGCGCCGTATTGGCAAAGCGTGGCGGTACCGCCGGATGGCGTGACGACCGGTGGCGGCCGGCAGCTGTCCGTCAAGCCTCGTAAATTTCATGCATCCATTCTCGACAAGGGCGGCATGAAGTCGCTTACCGCCGGCACGCCGATGGAGCGCGCCGACGGCGCCGTCGTCGGCCAGCAGACCATTTCGCTGCCGCATCCGGACGGCGGCTACCAGCGCTTCGTAATCGTCGAGTCGCCCATCATGGAAGCGGGGCTCGCCGCGAAACACCCCGACATCAAGACCTACAAAGGCCGTGGCCTGGACGATCCGGGCGCGACGCTGCGCATGGACATCACGCCGCTGGGCCTGCACGCCTCGGTGCGCTCCACGTCCGGCAACTGGTACGTCGACCCGTACTATCACCTCGACGACAGCCTGTACGCCAGCTACCACCGTGCCGACCTGCCCAACCAGCACGGTCCGCTGTTCGAGCGGGATATGGGCAACGGCGGAGCCGAGGCGCGGCTGAGCCTGTCTCGCAGCTTCTATCGCGCCGGCGACACACTGGAGGTGCGCGGCGCCGGCTTCGCGCCGGGCGCCACCGTCAACGTGACCGTGCGCGCCGAGGGCGAGACTGCGCCGCTGCAAACGGTCGTCGCCACGGCCGACGCCGATGGCGTCGTCAAGGCCACGCTGCGCGCCGACCAGAAAGGCGCGACGGGCGCCTATGAAGTGAGCGCCAGCGACGGCACGCGCACGGGCAACGTCGCCTACCATGTGGTGGCGGACGACGCGGCCAATGTCAGCACGGGCACGCAGCTGCGCACCTACCGTCTGGCGCTGGTGACGGACCCGTCGTATGCCAATTATTTCGGCTCGGCCAACGTCACCGCAGCCAAGGTCACGCTGATCAATCGCGTCACGCAGATCTATGAAGACGAAACGTCGATCCGCCTCGTGCTGATCGACGGCACGGACGCGCTGAACCTCAATACGACGGCGCAGATGACGGGCACCAACGGCCCGTGCGGCGAAGCGGCCTGCTACACCCCTAGCCAGGCCAGCGGCTGCGGCGGCGGCCTGCTGGGCCGCAACCGCATCGTCACGGGCCTGCTGGCCGGCGCCAGCAATTTCGACATCGGCCACATTGCGCTGGGCCTGAACGGCGGCGGCGTCGCCAGCCTGGGCGTCGTCGGCGGCAATTACAAGGCGCAGGGCTGCACGGGTGTGCCGACGCCGGTGGGCGACTATTTCGCAGTCGATTACGTGGCGCACGAAATGGGCCACCAGTTTTCGGGCAACCACACCTTCGACGGTGCCAACGGCAGCTGCACGGGCGGCAACCGCAATCCCGAAACGTCGGTCGAGCCCGGCAGCGGCTCGTCGATCATGGCCTATGCGGGCATCTGCGGCCCGGACAACCTGCAGCCGCACAGCGACCCCTACTGGTCGCAACGCAGCTTCGACGAGATCGTCGCCTACACGTCCGGGCCGGAAGAGGACCTGAACGAAGTGCAGCAGGTCGTGCTGCGCGGGTTTGCCAACGCCAGCCAGCAATTCCAGCTGCGCTGGAACGGCAAACTGACGGCACCCATCGTGCGCGGCAACGGCCTGACCGGCGCCCGCATCAAGACGGCTCTCCAGGCCATCGAAGGCTGGCCGGCAGGCGGCGTCGTGACGATCGCGTCGGTGACCAACGCCGGCTTCACCGCGACGTTCGGCGGCCAGATGGCCGGCACCAATGTGACGCCGCTGGAAGTGGTCAACTGTTCGGCCGGCTGCAGCGGCTTCGTGGGCGAGATCGTGGCCGGCGGGCCGACGAACCGCCGCGGCAAGATCACTGCCACCGGCAACGTGGCGCCCGTCGTCACGGCGCCCCAGGGCTACACGATTCCCGTGCGCACGCCGTTCGCGCTGACGGGCAGCGCCACCGACGGCGATGGCGATGCCCTCACCTACATGTGGGAACAGAACGACCGCGGCGGCGACGACGGTGTGGATCTGCTCGGTAACGCCAGGGTCAGCGGTCCGCTGTTCCGCCAGTTCGGCGAACGGGCGGTCGTCACCAGCACCGGCACGATCCAGTACAACTCGCCTGGCGAGAACCACACGACAGCCGACCCGACGCGCGTGTTCCCCGACATCGCGCAGATCCTGGCCAACAATACCAATGCCGAGACCGGCGCATGCCCGACACCGGCCGCCACGCCGACTGCCGCGGACATCGACTGCTACTCCGAGCTCCTGCCGACGGCGGCCTACCGCGGCGTTCCGGGCGAGAACGCCAACCCGGCGTCGCTGAACTTCCGCCTGACGGCGCGCGACGGCCAGGGCGGCGTTGCCAGCGCCAATACGAAGCTGACGCTGGCGCCGAACGCCGGCCCGTTCCGCGTCACCTCGCACAACGGCGCGGCGACGGTGGCAGGCGGCTCGACCCAGACGGTGACGTGGAGCGTGGCGAACACGAACGCGGCGCCGGTGAATACGGCCAGCGTACGCATCACGCTGTCGACCGATGGCGGCAAGACGTACCCGCACGTGCTGGCGGCCAGCACGCCGAACACGGGCAGCAAGGCGGTCACGCTGCCCGCCGTCGCCACGGCCACGGGGCGTATCAAGGTGGAAGCGATCGGCAACGTCTTCTTCGACGTGTCCAACGCCAACCTGCGCATCACACTGGCGGGCGACGTGAACGGCGATGGCACGGTCGCCTGCGCCGACCTGGCTATCGTCAAGGCCGCCATCGGCAAACGCACCGGCCAGCCGGGTTACGAGGCGCGCGCCGACGTCAACGGGGACGGCGTGATCGACCTGCGCGACCTCACCACCGTGTCGCAGGGCCTGCCCGCGGGTACCGCCTGCAACTGA
- a CDS encoding helicase-related protein: MTIASNDDDDDLSQELGLEARGIALVKMEGRVFLRFDGEIEEAGLVVPYGLVPAQGVLAKPSKWRKLERDARAALIGERANERARRELDEAVRAFVREMADECEEFGLKAMDFLHTLADLQTSEPYGIVFDRIRQRLGHAVERQREERHAERTRQSINLAEYPASFEVARRLPRRFIALLGPTNSGKTHKAMEALAKAGSGVYLAPLRLLALENYERLLEVTQHGKPLAVSLVTGEERRLAEGATHVASTVEMLDTRTPVDVAVIDEIQMLADRDRGAAWTAAVCGAPARTVYLVGAPEARRAIEALAERLECPLEVHVLKRKGPLAMEPAPVRKVKNLRPGDALIAFSRRDVLMWRDMVAEMGHSVSTVYGNLSPEVRRAQAQRFRDGSAEIVVGTDAIAMGLNMPIQRIVMTSSVKFNGYEEEEIPAALARQIAGRAGRYGIHEEGLVAGYDAETHEVMRSLLKEKPTPLNTSGFSVAPTLEHLHRIAAVTGETSLAKLLKRFIHNIDVPDGFFYPRITEDQKDRAEWLDTLPLTVAEKFTMSLVPVATKVMSLQTAWEHWAVSLSKKKITRLKADDHTLHYMTLQEVEDTCRMYSAYAWLGYRLPEYFPDVELAQELSREASTRVDSMLQDQNAAARRRPARHRR; this comes from the coding sequence ATGACGATTGCCAGCAACGACGACGATGACGACCTGAGCCAGGAGCTCGGACTGGAAGCGCGAGGCATTGCCCTCGTCAAGATGGAGGGCCGCGTGTTCCTGCGCTTCGACGGCGAGATCGAGGAAGCGGGTCTTGTGGTGCCATACGGCCTGGTCCCGGCGCAGGGTGTACTGGCCAAGCCGTCGAAGTGGCGCAAGCTGGAGCGCGATGCCCGCGCTGCGCTGATCGGCGAGCGCGCCAACGAACGCGCGCGGCGCGAGCTGGACGAGGCCGTCCGCGCCTTCGTGCGCGAAATGGCGGACGAGTGCGAGGAATTCGGTCTGAAGGCAATGGATTTCCTGCATACGCTGGCCGATCTGCAGACTTCGGAGCCGTACGGCATCGTGTTCGACCGCATCCGCCAGCGGCTGGGCCATGCGGTCGAACGCCAGCGCGAGGAGCGTCACGCGGAACGTACCCGGCAGAGCATCAACCTGGCCGAATATCCGGCATCGTTCGAGGTGGCGCGGCGGCTGCCGCGGCGCTTCATTGCATTGCTGGGACCGACCAATTCCGGCAAGACGCACAAGGCGATGGAAGCGCTGGCCAAGGCAGGCAGCGGCGTCTACCTGGCGCCGCTGCGCCTGCTGGCGCTGGAAAACTACGAACGATTGCTGGAGGTGACGCAGCACGGCAAGCCGCTGGCCGTCAGCCTCGTCACGGGCGAGGAGCGCCGCCTGGCCGAGGGTGCCACGCACGTAGCCAGCACGGTGGAAATGCTGGACACGCGCACGCCGGTGGACGTGGCCGTTATCGACGAGATCCAGATGCTGGCCGACCGCGACCGCGGCGCCGCGTGGACGGCGGCCGTGTGCGGCGCGCCGGCCCGCACCGTCTACCTGGTGGGCGCGCCGGAAGCGCGCCGCGCCATCGAGGCGCTGGCCGAGCGCCTGGAATGCCCGCTGGAGGTGCACGTGCTGAAACGCAAGGGACCGCTGGCCATGGAGCCGGCGCCCGTGCGCAAGGTCAAGAACCTGCGCCCCGGGGACGCGCTCATCGCGTTCTCGCGGCGCGACGTGCTGATGTGGCGCGACATGGTGGCCGAGATGGGCCACTCCGTGTCGACCGTCTACGGCAACCTGTCGCCGGAAGTACGGCGTGCACAGGCGCAGCGCTTCCGCGACGGCAGCGCCGAGATCGTCGTCGGCACGGACGCCATCGCGATGGGGCTGAACATGCCGATCCAGCGCATCGTCATGACGAGCTCGGTCAAGTTCAACGGCTACGAGGAAGAGGAAATCCCGGCCGCGCTGGCGCGCCAGATCGCCGGGCGCGCCGGCCGCTACGGCATCCATGAGGAAGGGCTCGTCGCCGGTTACGATGCCGAAACCCACGAGGTGATGCGCTCGCTGCTGAAGGAAAAGCCCACGCCACTGAACACGAGCGGCTTTTCCGTCGCGCCGACGCTGGAGCATCTGCACCGGATCGCGGCCGTGACGGGCGAGACGTCGCTGGCGAAGCTCCTGAAACGCTTCATCCACAATATCGACGTGCCCGACGGGTTTTTCTATCCGCGCATCACGGAAGACCAGAAGGACCGCGCCGAGTGGCTCGATACGCTGCCGCTGACGGTGGCCGAGAAGTTCACGATGTCGCTCGTGCCTGTGGCCACCAAGGTGATGTCGCTGCAGACGGCGTGGGAGCACTGGGCCGTGTCGCTGTCGAAAAAGAAGATCACGCGGCTCAAGGCGGACGATCACACGCTGCACTACATGACGCTGCAGGAAGTGGAAGACACGTGCCGCATGTATTCGGCATACGCCTGGCTGGGCTACCGGCTGCCGGAATACTTCCCGGACGTGGAGCTGGCGCAGGAGCTGTCGCGCGAGGCGTCGACGCGGGTCGATTCGATGCTGCAGGACCAGAACGCGGCGGCACGGCGGCGCCCGGCGCGGCACCGGCGCTGA
- a CDS encoding MFS transporter has protein sequence MHSPTQSDPSLPTIVAPRGAGLAELALAVGGLAIGTGEFASMSILPLVANDLGTTLPAMGHMISAYALGVVIGAPLITIFLARMPRRLMLICLMAMFAVGNFLGALAPTPGLLIAARFVAGIPHGAYFGVAALVAAALVTPDKRAQAVSRVMLGLTVANIVGVPLATWLGQVLGWRSAFVIVGVLGLLTAALVAFLLPPIPAGNASPRGELGVFRRLQVWLTLAMVAIGFGGLFALYTYVTPTLQQITHASPLAISVLLGLMGVGMTVGNLAGGWLADRSNTATICGVLIWNALALACFSWTSSNLWLAGLNLFLIGTGIAVVPAVQTRLMDVAGDAQTVAAALNHSAFNIANALGAWVGGMAIAGGLGLTSTGPVGAVLALGGIVVLGISLAVDRRAAAAPRLASACK, from the coding sequence ATGCATTCCCCAACCCAGTCCGACCCCTCCCTCCCCACCATCGTCGCGCCGCGCGGCGCCGGCCTTGCCGAGCTGGCGCTGGCCGTCGGCGGCCTTGCCATCGGCACCGGCGAGTTCGCCTCGATGAGCATCCTGCCGCTGGTCGCGAACGACCTCGGCACCACCCTGCCGGCGATGGGCCACATGATCAGCGCCTACGCACTGGGTGTCGTCATCGGCGCGCCCCTGATCACGATCTTCCTGGCCCGCATGCCGCGCCGCCTGATGCTGATCTGCCTGATGGCGATGTTCGCCGTCGGCAATTTCCTGGGGGCGCTGGCCCCTACGCCAGGTCTGCTGATTGCCGCCCGGTTCGTTGCCGGGATTCCGCACGGCGCCTATTTCGGCGTGGCCGCCCTGGTGGCCGCCGCGCTGGTAACGCCGGACAAGCGGGCGCAAGCCGTCTCACGCGTCATGCTGGGGCTGACGGTGGCCAATATTGTCGGCGTGCCGCTGGCCACATGGCTGGGACAGGTGCTGGGCTGGCGTTCGGCGTTCGTCATCGTCGGCGTGCTGGGCCTGCTGACGGCCGCACTGGTGGCCTTTCTGCTGCCGCCGATCCCGGCCGGCAACGCCAGCCCGCGCGGCGAGCTGGGCGTGTTCCGCCGCCTGCAGGTGTGGCTGACGCTGGCGATGGTGGCGATCGGCTTCGGCGGCCTGTTCGCACTGTATACCTATGTCACGCCGACGCTGCAGCAGATTACGCACGCGTCGCCGCTGGCGATCTCCGTACTGCTGGGCCTGATGGGTGTCGGCATGACGGTGGGGAACCTGGCCGGCGGCTGGCTGGCCGACCGTTCCAACACGGCCACGATCTGCGGCGTGCTGATCTGGAACGCGCTGGCGCTGGCGTGCTTCAGCTGGACCAGCTCGAACCTGTGGCTGGCGGGCCTGAACCTGTTCCTGATCGGCACCGGCATCGCCGTCGTGCCGGCCGTGCAGACGCGCTTGATGGACGTGGCCGGCGACGCCCAGACGGTGGCTGCCGCGCTGAATCACTCGGCGTTCAATATTGCCAACGCCCTGGGCGCATGGGTAGGCGGCATGGCGATCGCGGGCGGCCTGGGACTGACGTCGACCGGTCCGGTCGGCGCCGTGCTGGCGCTGGGCGGTATCGTCGTGCTGGGCATCTCGCTGGCGGTCGACCGGCGCGCCGCCGCTGCGCCACGGCTGGCCAGCGCCTGCAAATAA
- a CDS encoding IMPACT family protein, which translates to MPYTIATPATFELSIKKSRFICCVQPMTDRAAAQAVVAGLKAQHQGAAHVCWALLAGGQSAAVDDGEPSGTAGRPMLDVLRHQDLEGVLATVVRYFGGVKLGAGGLVRAYTDSVARALLGAERIAIVKSRTLHCAVPYALEGLLRRELEAAGAILSDVAHGDAVRASFTLPQTGVDALVARLNEAGHGRVLWFDEA; encoded by the coding sequence ATGCCGTACACCATAGCCACGCCCGCGACCTTCGAACTGTCGATCAAGAAAAGCCGCTTCATTTGCTGCGTGCAGCCGATGACGGACCGCGCTGCCGCCCAGGCCGTCGTGGCGGGATTGAAGGCGCAGCACCAGGGCGCTGCGCACGTCTGCTGGGCCCTGCTGGCTGGCGGACAGTCGGCGGCTGTCGACGATGGCGAGCCCAGCGGCACCGCAGGCCGGCCGATGCTGGACGTGCTGCGCCACCAGGACCTGGAAGGCGTGCTGGCGACCGTGGTCCGCTACTTCGGCGGCGTCAAGCTGGGCGCCGGCGGCCTCGTGCGAGCCTATACCGACAGCGTGGCCCGGGCGCTGCTGGGTGCCGAACGCATTGCCATCGTCAAGTCGCGCACGCTGCACTGCGCCGTGCCGTATGCACTGGAGGGCCTGCTGCGGCGCGAACTGGAGGCGGCCGGTGCCATCCTGAGCGACGTGGCGCATGGCGACGCGGTGCGGGCATCGTTCACGTTGCCGCAGACGGGGGTCGACGCCCTGGTCGCCCGTCTGAACGAGGCCGGTCACGGGCGCGTGCTATGGTTTGACGAGGCTTGA
- a CDS encoding ATPase domain-containing protein codes for MTDKVSLGMLETGVPGLDTLLGGGLGEYSFNLIAGAPGSGKTTLAHQIMFTLASTERRALFFTVLGEPPMKMLRYQQQYEFFDLDKVGSAVRYVNLSDDLRAGDFSRVLERIMLEVEAFTPSLVFVDSFRSVAQTARSGSEGVADLQHFIQELGTRMTSWQATSFLIGEYVNVDAEANPIMTVADGVFALSQSQQDNSIVRKIRIVKMRGQAHMAGHHTFRMGNDGVRIFPRQLPPLADDRHEGVKVDRDKRRIPSGVPSLDILLHGGIPEGHSVLVAGPSGSGKTILGTQFLAEGVRQGEKGVAAYFEKGTSRLRNAELAEMVQAGHVTVVESRSLDLSVDELLEDLLDAIAATGARRVVLDSLSEVLLYLAPEFRREFRLSVFRILSHLAKLGVTVLVTLGMEDRFTELRFSEAEVSFLTDGIIAMRYVEMEGELRKVIAVVKMRGVSHSHALRTFRITNAGLEIDQTRVHFDGMLSGHPSAQADES; via the coding sequence ATGACCGACAAAGTAAGCTTGGGAATGCTGGAAACGGGCGTGCCGGGGCTGGACACCCTCCTCGGGGGCGGTCTGGGCGAATATTCCTTCAACCTGATCGCCGGTGCTCCCGGCAGCGGCAAGACGACCCTGGCACACCAGATCATGTTCACGCTGGCCAGTACGGAACGGCGCGCGCTGTTCTTTACCGTGCTGGGCGAACCGCCGATGAAGATGCTGCGCTACCAGCAGCAGTACGAGTTCTTCGACCTCGACAAGGTTGGCAGCGCCGTCCGCTACGTCAACCTGTCCGATGACCTGCGCGCAGGCGACTTCTCCCGCGTGCTCGAGCGCATCATGCTGGAAGTGGAAGCATTTACCCCCAGCCTCGTGTTTGTCGATTCGTTCCGCTCCGTGGCGCAGACGGCCCGCTCCGGCAGCGAAGGCGTGGCTGACCTGCAGCACTTCATCCAAGAACTGGGCACGCGCATGACGAGCTGGCAGGCCACCAGCTTCCTGATCGGCGAATACGTCAACGTCGACGCCGAGGCCAATCCCATCATGACGGTGGCCGACGGCGTCTTTGCGCTGTCGCAGTCGCAGCAGGACAATTCCATCGTGCGCAAGATCCGTATCGTCAAGATGCGGGGCCAGGCGCATATGGCCGGCCACCACACCTTCCGCATGGGTAACGATGGCGTGCGCATCTTCCCGCGCCAGCTGCCGCCGCTGGCCGACGACCGCCACGAGGGCGTCAAGGTCGACCGCGACAAGCGGCGCATCCCGTCGGGCGTGCCGTCGCTGGACATCCTGCTGCATGGCGGCATCCCGGAAGGCCATTCCGTGCTGGTGGCCGGCCCGTCCGGCTCCGGCAAGACGATCCTGGGAACGCAGTTCCTGGCCGAGGGCGTGCGCCAGGGCGAAAAAGGCGTCGCCGCCTATTTCGAGAAGGGCACGTCGCGCCTGCGCAACGCCGAGCTGGCCGAGATGGTCCAGGCCGGCCACGTGACCGTGGTCGAAAGCCGTTCGCTCGATCTGTCCGTCGACGAACTGCTGGAAGACCTGCTTGACGCCATCGCCGCCACGGGTGCCAGGCGCGTGGTGCTCGATTCGCTGTCGGAAGTGCTGCTGTACCTGGCGCCGGAATTCCGGCGCGAGTTCCGGCTGTCCGTGTTCCGCATCCTGTCGCACCTGGCGAAACTTGGCGTGACGGTGCTGGTCACGCTGGGCATGGAAGACCGCTTCACGGAGCTGCGTTTTTCCGAAGCGGAGGTGTCGTTCCTGACCGACGGCATCATCGCCATGCGTTACGTGGAAATGGAAGGCGAGCTGCGCAAGGTGATCGCCGTCGTCAAGATGCGCGGCGTGTCGCACAGTCATGCGCTGCGCACGTTCCGGATCACCAACGCGGGCCTGGAGATCGACCAGACACGGGTGCATTTCGACGGCATGCTGTCGGGCCATCCGTCCGCGCAGGCCGACGAAAGCTAG